In Campylobacter showae, the genomic stretch CAGTCACGGACGACCAGTCCGCTCCTTTGCGGGCAAGAAAAATTTATTTAAACTACGCCTATTTTGTCTGGAATATTTGTCTCATATCCTGCTAAATTTGCAAATTTAACTTTGCCAAAATTTAAAAACGAAAGGCTCAAATTTGAGTGATTATGATTTGTCTAAAGGCGCCAGGCTTGATGACGATGAGAAGGTTCTGTATTCCTATCAAAATACAAATTATTTTTTTGTCGTTAGGATGCTTATTTGCATGTTTTTGCTATTCGTTTTGTTTAATATCATAGACGGCAGTATCTTGTCTATGATTGTCATATCCGCCGTTTCAATTTTTCTATTTTACATTATGTGTTGCGAGATATTAAATTATAAAAGGCGATGCATATGTATTACCAATCAAAATTTTATTACCGGAAATAGTGTAAAAACAAAAAAAGAGGAAATATCATATTTCTATACAATTTATGTATTCGGATATCGTCCCGCAATCGTCTTTTATAAAAATAAAAAGTTTTTGTATTTTTTATTTGTCGAGGATGATGTAAATTTTAAAACTGCGATGAGCGCTATTTACGACATCTCGCTTAATGAAGATTTTAAATTTGATTTAGGTAGCGGAGCGTATGGATTCGCCAAGAGCTATGCGATAAGGAAATTAATAAAATAGTGCAAGTACGCAAAAGCATATTGATTTAAGCACTGGTTCGGCGTGCCGCCGTCGCGCTATATATTTTAAATTTGCAACGGGGCTAAATCTGCAAATTTGACTCGGCCAAAATTTAAAAAGCCAGCAAAGTTCTACTTTAGCTTCACTGCGTTCGCTACCGCTCAAAGCAGCCTGCAAGCAAGAGGAGACTGCTACGCTTGCAACCGCCAAGCATAGTGCAGTTTAAAACCCCTCAACATAAAAGCAAAATAACGTAAAATTTAACTAATGCAAATTTTACGTTTTCAAGATGCGGGTCTAGGCGAGTAAAATTTTTTAAATTTAGCCTCAAATTTAGCTCGCATCGACATAAATTTTATACTTGTCGCAGCGGATGCAGCGAAACAGATAGCCTGCCATATCGCCTCCTGCGACGAGGTAACTCTGCACGTCCTCTACCGCAAATTCGCCGTGCAGGGCGTACTCCTCAAAGACTTCGTCGGTAATACCCATCTCCTGCAGCTCCTTTGTGCCCACGTCGCCCAAAAACTCGCAGTAATCGCCGCAACAAGCAAGCCAGTGCTCTCCCTGCCAGCTAAAATATCCGGGCGTCCTTTTAAAAAGCTCCTCGGTTTTAGCCTGCGCGTCCGAAGTGCTAGGCGGCAGAGGATCTGCGTCCTGGATGAAGCTAGCGTCAAATTTCGCCGCAGCCTCACCGTTAGCTATGCAGTGCGGGCAGAGGTATTTCACGTCGCTTTCGCTATAAACGTGACCGCAATAATAAACGTCCGTCTCCTGCTCGCAGCACTCGCAAACCACGCTTACATCGTCCTTAAGCACGCCCGATTTAACGGGATCGGGGTGATAGCGAAAATGAGGCAGGCTTTTTAGCTTTTTGCTTTGGCGCGCCGCTTCGCTCGCGGTTTTGGGACGCTTTATCGCTCCCGCGTCGCCGTTTTGCACATACTGCTTCAGATAGCCGAGCTTTTTGAGTTGCTTTCTATCCTTCGGATCGCAAATTTTGCCGAGTAGCTCGCACGCGCTCTTTTTGAGTCCCAGTAGCTCGTAAACATCCACCAGCACGAGCTTTGCCTCTTTTTCATCGCATTTTTCAAGCTCGTCTTTGAACTCATACAGCGCCAAAACGCTCGCCGCGCCGCCGTTTGAGCCCCAAAACGCCTTTTGAAGCGCGATATATTTTTCTCTAAATTTATCCATTTTATCCCCTCAAATTTGCGGTTGCTGGCGGGATTATCCTTTAAATTTTACCGAGCGGACCTGCTATTTTTTGATCAAATTTCACTCTGTGCAGATCGCTTTGAGCTTAGCAAGATCTAAAATCAAACTATGCGAAAACGCGTCTATCACGACGCCTGCATATTTGCCCTCAGCGCTTTCTAGCATAGCGGCGTAGTCTTTTAGGCGCAGATTTATCGCCTCCTGCTCGGCGTCGTTTCGCCATCTCATCATCTCGCCCCTGCTAGAAAACGCCGAGAAATAGCTAAGTCCGCTCTCCTCGTCTTCTAGTAGGACAAACTTGATATTTGAGCCCTCCTCTTCATAAACCGCGCTGCCGTCTGGTTTTGCTAGGGCTTGATTTATGAGTACGGGAGCCAAAAACTCAGCCTTTTTTAGCGCCGCGATTAGTGCCTTTTCGCTTTGCTCGCCGCCGTCTAGTAAAAATGCCTCTATGAAATCGTTTAAATTTTCGTTCATCTTTTACCTTGGATTAAATTTGGCGTATTATACATTTTTGCGTTTTTAAATCAAAATTTAGTATTAAATAAGCTTTGCGTTGCTATAATCACAACCTCACTTCAGCTGGCGGGTTCATAGCTCAGTTGGTTAGAGCATCCGGCTCATAACCGGATGGTCCCAGGTTCGAGTCCTGGTGAACCCACCACTTCAATTCATCTTTATCAAATACTTTAAAGTGCATCGTCTTATTATTTTATAAGTTTGTTCGGTACATATAAAGCTTTTGTATGTATGCGTTTGTATGATCGGGGCAGGCTGTCAAAAAACGTCGTTAATAAAGTGACCTAACAACAAATGCGGTTAATATTTAAAAACTTCAAATTCTATTTGGGATTTGATTGAAAATTATTTCAATCAAAATTCACGTATGTATTTAGTAAAGTTTTTATGTTTAAATTTTAAATTTAACCAACCTATACGTCGGATCAAACCTAAACGCGAGCAAATTTTGCAAAATCCCAAAAAGGCACATAAAAGTAACGAAGCTACTGCCGCCGTAGCTGTAAAACGGCAGCGGAATGCCCACCACAGGCGCAAAGCCGATCGTCATCATGATATTTATACTCACGTAGATAAAGATAAGTATCCCGATCCCAGACGCCATCGTTTGCGTGAAATAATCATCCTTTAGCCCGTAGTTTAAGCTGAGCAGATGAGCTATCAGCGCTCCGTAAAAGCTAAGTAGCGCTAACCCTCCGTAAAATCCGTATCGCTCGATCGTGTACGCGAAAATAAAGTCGCTAGTAGAAATCGGCAAAAATTTAAAGTGCGTCTGCGTCGCCTCGTCTTTTGGCTTGCCCTTTAGTCCGCCGCTGCCGATAGCGATGATGCTCTGACGCACGTGGTAGTTGGACTCTTCGCTTAAAAAATCGGTAATGCGCTTTTTTTGATAATCGTGCAAATTTTCGTAGATCACGGGCGCCGAGAATAAAACTCCCGCAAATATTACGACCCAAATTTTTTTATTTACACCGATGATAAAAAGTACGGCATAGCCCACGATGAGTAGTATCAGTGCAGTGCCAAGATCGGGCTCTTTTAAAATCAGGACGAAAGGCAAAAGGATATAAAGGCTAAGGCGGAAAAAGTCCTTAAGACCGTAGCCGTTTTCCTCTGGCGGGCGTTGTTTAATGAGGTAGCCTAGCATCAAAAGAAGCGCCGGCTTCATGATCTCTGAGGGCTGAAGCGTAAAGTGGATAAAAGGAAACTCGAGCCATCTTTTTGCGCCCAGTTTGCTCGTGCCAAATAAATCTACGCTAATAAGCAACACGATACAAATCCAGTAAAATAGCGGTATGAGCCAGGCGATCTTGCGAATGGGAAGCAAAAAGAAAAATAAAAACAATGCTAAACCGACGCCAAAATATACAAGCTGCTTGCTAGCCAGGATAGAATTTGCCTCAGAAACCAAAATGTATGATAAAATAATAATAGGAAGTATCAAAAACGGCTGAACGAAGTCAAAATGGGTTAAAATTCGCCTATCGAGTCTTATCAAAAATTTGCCTTTTTTGAGCGATTATAGCATTTTAAAGGAAACAAATCTAAAAATGACGGAAAAAGAGATCAAAATTTTAGACGGCGCGCAGGCTAGGGCGGACGCTTTTTTGGCTACCGAGCTAAACGTCGCTAGAAACCAAGCGCTAAATTTGATAAAAAGCGGACTAGTTAGCCTAAACGGCAAGCCGCTAAATAAGCCTTCTGTAAAGCTAAATTTGGGCGACATTTTGAGGATAAAATTTGAGCAAAGCGACCCTGAGACGACTAAATTTGAAGCGGAATTTGAAGTGCCGATCATCTACGAGGACGATGATTTGCTCGTGCTAAATAAACCAGCAAATTTAGTCGTCCATCCAGCTCCCAGCGTTAAGGAACCCACGCTTGTGGACTGGCTCGGTGCAAAGGGATTTTTGCTGTCAAATTTAAGCGGGCAAAGTAGGGCAGGTATCGTTCACAGGCTAGATAAGGGCACTAGCGGAGCTATCGTCGTAGCCAAAAATAACGCCGCTCACGCCGCGCTTTCAAATCAGCTAAGCGACAAAAGCATGGGGCGCATTTATCTAGCGCTAACCGATCTGCCGCTCAAGCAAAACTGCATCGTCGAGCGAGCTATCGGACGAAATCCCGCTAACCGCCTAAAAAAGGCGATAGTTTCAAGCGGCCGCGCGGCGAAAAGCGCCTTTGCGAATTTGCTTTTTAGCGAATTTGACGGCCCCGTGCAGAGCAAAAACGCGGGCGTAAATTTGATCGCGGCAAAGCTTTTTACAGGCAGAACTCATCAGATCAGAGTGCATCTAGCTAGCCTAAACCGCCATATTTTGGGCGATGCTTTATACGGTTTTAAGAGCGAAAAGGATAAAATCGGCCGAGTAATGCTTCACGCCTACGGGCTATATTTCACACATCCGCGCTCAGGCGAACAAATGAGCTTCGTCGCGCCTATTTGGGATGATTTTAGTGAAATTTTACTTAGCAAATTTAGCAAGGAGAATATAGATGAAAAGATTGATTTTATGGGGCTTAGCGAGCTCTTTAGCCATTGTGATGAGTGGATGTGTATCCTCTAGCGGCCCTGCGCAAGTAAATCCGAATTTGCCGACCGTCCAGAGCCTAAAAACTATAAGCGATATGACCGAAGTGGGCTTTGAGTGGACTCCGACTCCGACATCAAACGTCGCGGGCTACTATCTATACCGCTCAAATCCAAACGAAAATAACGGCAAAATGAAGGTCGTAGCCGACATAAAAGACCGCTTTGCCAGCCACTACGTGGATGCAAATTTGGCTCCCGAGACGACCTATACCTACGAGATGAGAACGTATAACGCGAGTAAGCAAATTTCAGGCCCCGGTATGATGGTTAGCGCCACAACCAAGGCGCTTATGGATTCCGTGCCTTTTGTTAGAGCGCTTACGAATTTACCAGAGCGCGTGAAACTCATCTGGAGACCGCATCCAGACCTTCGCGTGGCGTCTTACGTCGTCGAAAAAGCCGATATAAATAAAGAAAACTGGAGACAAATCGCCGAGGTAAAAGGCAGACTAAACGCCGAGTATATCGATGACGACGTGAAGCCTGGCAGAAGCTATAAATATAGAGTTTTCGTAAAAACTACTAGCGGAACGATCTCAAAACCTAGCGAGATCGTGGACTCCACGACAAAGCAGCTGCCAAGCGAGGTCGTAAACGCGCAGGCTACTCAAAATGTGCCTAAAAAGATTATTTTGACATGGGACAGCGTGGCTAGCGACGATTTTGGCTACTATAAAATTTACAGCACGTCAAGCAAAATTATGCCATACACCTATCTCGTCAAAACCACGTCAAACAGCTACGAGGATCTCATAAACGAAAACGGCGCGACTAGATACTATAAAATCACCATCGTCGATAAAGACGGCCTAGAGTCTAAAAAGCCTAGCGAGCCTATCATCGGTATGACGCTAGGAGCTATCGACGCGCCGGTCGTATCCTCTATCGTAGCCGACAGCACGGCGGTTAAGCTCACGTGGAATGCCTCTGATAAGGCTAGAAACTTTACCGTTATAAGAGACGGCGGAGGAAGCGAGCAGAAATTTACAAATATAAGCGGCAATGAATTTGTCGATAATAGCGTTGCTTACGGGCAAAAATATAGCTATAAAGTGATCGCCGTAGATGAATACGGCATAAGCTCCGACGCTTCTGCTAAAGCCGAGATAGCCGTCGAATAATGCCCAATTTTATAGCTAAAAACGTAAATTTTACTCCAAAAGATTGCGGCGAGATAAGCTTTTTTTGGGAGGCTCGCGGCAGGCAGGGCGTAAGCCTTATTTATACTAAAAGCTCTAGCGAGGAGTTTTTTATCACGCTAAAAAAGCGTGAAAGCGACTGGGTCGTAAAGGGCGAAAAGCTAACAAAGCCTGCCAAAATAGGGCTTTTGCAAAATGCTTTGGTTAAATTTAAAGAGCTTTATTGCGATCAAATTTTAAGCGAAGCTATCGCGGTAAAAAACACGCGCCTAACGCAAAAAGACTCGGCGATCTTTAGCGTGGGCGAGTTGCTTGAGAATTTAAATCAGAGCGAATTTGATAGCAAATTTATCGAGATTGGATTTGGTTCGGGCAGGCATTTGCTATTTCAGGCGGAAAATAACCCAAATACGCTAGTTATCGGCATCGAGGTCTACAAGCCCTCGCTCGAGCAAGTCGCAAAGCTGGCAAAAGCTAAAAATCTAAACAACGTCATGCTCGTAAACTGCGACGCGAGACTGCTTTTATCGCTTGTGGAGTCAAATTTTATAGATAAAATTTTCCTTCATTTTCCTGTGCCTTGGGACGATGCTCCTCATAGGCGCGTGGCGTCGGCTAAATTTGCCCTGGAGTGCGAGCGAACGCTAAAAGTGGGCGGCAAATTTGAGCTGCGAACCGATAGCCGCGAGTATGCAGACTTTACTTTGGCTCAAATTTTAGATCTAAGCGACGCCGACGTGCAAATTTACAAAAACCGCGATCTAAAAGTAAGCAGCAAATATGAAGACCGCTGGAAAAGGCACCAAAAAGATATTTACGACGTTATCTTTACCTGCGAAAAGCAAAGCGAACCAAGGACAGGTCAAGGCGAGCTAAAATTTGAAAACGGCTACGATGTGAGCAAGATCTCGGCTAAATTTAGCAATCAAACGATAAAAGAGGATGATTTTTTCTTGCATTTAGAGGAAAAATACGAAAAAAATGACGGCGAAATTTTGATTCGCGCTGCGTTTGGCGCATTTAACGCGCCCGAGCACTGTTATGTTTTGCTCGGCGAAAAAGGCGCGGAATATTTTATAAAAAAGCCGCTCGTTACGGCTGAAAATTTAAAGGCGCATCTTGCGTTGAAGGAGTATTTGGCGGATGCAAAAAATAATTAGCGCAAGCGGGCTTTGCCTAGGATACGAGGGCTGCGAAAAGCTCATAACGGACGCGAAATTTGACATTTACGCCAATGATTTCGTTTTTATCACCGGGCAAAGCGGCAGCGGCAAATCAACGCTTTTAAAATCTTTTTACGGCGAGATAAAACCGAGTGCTGGCTCGCTAAACGTCTGCCTAACCGATATGATGAATCTTGGCGGGCAAAATCTAGATAAACTAAGGCAGCGCATCGGCGTGGTTTTTCAAAACTACCGCTTGATAAGCGAGTGGAACATCGAAAAAAACGTGATGCTGCCGCTAATGATAAAAGGCCTTAGCGCTAACGTTTGTAAAAATCAGGCGACCAAGCTTTTAAAGCATGTAAATTTGCTCCACAGAGCGCACAAATATCCAAATGAGCTAAGCGGCGGCGAACAGCAGCGAGCCGCGATGGCTAGGGCGCTCGCGCATAATCCAAATTTGCTACTTTGCGACGAGCCGACGGGTAGCCTCGATGAATACTCAAGCGACGTTATCTGGGGGCTTTTGCGCTCGGCTAAGGAGTTTTTAGGTACCTGCATCGTGGTCGTCACGCACAGGGTGCCAAGCTCGCTAAGAGTGCCCTACAGACATCTTGCTATAGAAAATGGACGCCTATATGAAATTCTTTAAAAACCACTTAAGCACTATAATTCCGCTTATGGCGTTACTCGTGGGCATTCAGTTTATATTGCTAGTCGGGCGAGTGGTGGACGAGTATGAGTCCGTGATGAACAAAGACTATAACATTATAATCGTAAGTCAAAACGAGCTAAACGCTACCGACGTAAAGCCGCTCGTTCATACGTTTGAATCTCTTGAACCGCTTAGTTCAAAGCCCGTACTAGAGAAGCTCTCTAAAGATATTTCATCAAAAAATATCGCCATTTTGCAAAATGCGTTGCCTAAATTTTACTCGCTAAAGCTAAATGCCTTTCCAAGCACCCAATATATGCAAGAGATAAAGGATAAAATTTCAAAGATTAACGGCGTGAGCAAGGTGGAGACCTTTTCAAAAACGCATGATAAAATTTATAAAATCATGCAGCTTATTAAAAATATTTCGGCGATATTTTCGGGGCTAATCGGGCTAATCGGGCTTATGCTCATCGCAAAACAGATGCGAATTTGGCTATACGAGCACAAGGAGCGCATCGAGATAATGACGCTACTGGGCGCTCCGTCGTGGCTAAAATCGGGCGCGTTATACAAAAACGCGCTGTTTGATTCGTTTATAGCGACCGTTTTGGTGGCGGTTTTTTACATTATCTTGCCGGATTTGCAGCCCGTTAAAGAGGTCGCTGCGGATCTAAATATAAATCTGCCGGCAATAGATCTGTTTTACGAGGGCGGAGTACTGCTGGGCGTTTCGCTTGCGATTAGTTTTTTTGCCGTTTATTTCGTGACTAGAAAAGCAACGGCGATATGAGAAAAATTTGTGTTTTGCTGGCTGCCATGCTTTGCTTAAATGCAAGCACGGGCGAGAAAATAAAAAATCAAACGACCTATCTCGAGTCCTCAAAAGAGCTTGAAAAGCAGCTAAATAAAAAGCTCGACGACCTGGCCGGCGACATACTCGGCGGCGAAAAAAGCGTCAAGCAAACCGACGACAAGATGAAAGAGCTCATCGTCCAAATAGCGCAGCTGGAAAATAGCGCCAAGAGCGCTAGCGGCGAGCTTGACGAGTTGGTAAAGCAAAACAAAGACCTCACGCAAAGCCAAAAAGATATCCAAAAAAGCATAGTGCGTATCATCTCGGACGAGTTTTCTTTCGATCTCATAATGCCAAAAGAGTACGAGGAGGGTGTGGATAGTATCATCGCGACCGAGATTTTAAGCAAGCTAAACTCGGTGCTAAAGGATGATTTTAACGAGCTAGCTAAACAGTACGAAAGTACGCAAAATTTGATAAAAACCCAAAACGACAAGATAGACGGGATAAAGTCAAATTTAAAAACCTTTAAATTTAAGCAAGCCGAGCTCGTTTCCCTGCAGGATAAGCAGATGAAAACGCTGGCAAATTTAAAGCGGGATAAGGAAATTTATCAAAAGCAACTCTCGCGCCTACAAGCCCAACAAGACGAGATCAGAAAGACTCTAGAAGAGCTAAAAATCGTCGCCAAAAGAGAGAGCGAGGAGGCCAAAAAAGCTCTGGCCGCACAAAAAGCGGCTGAGGCTAAAGCTCAAAAAAATAAGAAAGATAAAAAAGGCGAGGCCGTAGCAAACGCGTCTGAGGGCGACGTGAAACAGTTTGGCTCGAGCTATCAAACTAGCCTTGTTAAAAAATATAGCGGCGA encodes the following:
- a CDS encoding SseB family protein, coding for MNENLNDFIEAFLLDGGEQSEKALIAALKKAEFLAPVLINQALAKPDGSAVYEEEGSNIKFVLLEDEESGLSYFSAFSSRGEMMRWRNDAEQEAINLRLKDYAAMLESAEGKYAGVVIDAFSHSLILDLAKLKAICTE
- a CDS encoding RluA family pseudouridine synthase — its product is MTEKEIKILDGAQARADAFLATELNVARNQALNLIKSGLVSLNGKPLNKPSVKLNLGDILRIKFEQSDPETTKFEAEFEVPIIYEDDDLLVLNKPANLVVHPAPSVKEPTLVDWLGAKGFLLSNLSGQSRAGIVHRLDKGTSGAIVVAKNNAAHAALSNQLSDKSMGRIYLALTDLPLKQNCIVERAIGRNPANRLKKAIVSSGRAAKSAFANLLFSEFDGPVQSKNAGVNLIAAKLFTGRTHQIRVHLASLNRHILGDALYGFKSEKDKIGRVMLHAYGLYFTHPRSGEQMSFVAPIWDDFSEILLSKFSKENIDEKIDFMGLSELFSHCDEWMCIL
- a CDS encoding fibronectin type III domain-containing protein is translated as MKRLILWGLASSLAIVMSGCVSSSGPAQVNPNLPTVQSLKTISDMTEVGFEWTPTPTSNVAGYYLYRSNPNENNGKMKVVADIKDRFASHYVDANLAPETTYTYEMRTYNASKQISGPGMMVSATTKALMDSVPFVRALTNLPERVKLIWRPHPDLRVASYVVEKADINKENWRQIAEVKGRLNAEYIDDDVKPGRSYKYRVFVKTTSGTISKPSEIVDSTTKQLPSEVVNAQATQNVPKKIILTWDSVASDDFGYYKIYSTSSKIMPYTYLVKTTSNSYEDLINENGATRYYKITIVDKDGLESKKPSEPIIGMTLGAIDAPVVSSIVADSTAVKLTWNASDKARNFTVIRDGGGSEQKFTNISGNEFVDNSVAYGQKYSYKVIAVDEYGISSDASAKAEIAVE
- a CDS encoding CbrC family protein: MDKFREKYIALQKAFWGSNGGAASVLALYEFKDELEKCDEKEAKLVLVDVYELLGLKKSACELLGKICDPKDRKQLKKLGYLKQYVQNGDAGAIKRPKTASEAARQSKKLKSLPHFRYHPDPVKSGVLKDDVSVVCECCEQETDVYYCGHVYSESDVKYLCPHCIANGEAAAKFDASFIQDADPLPPSTSDAQAKTEELFKRTPGYFSWQGEHWLACCGDYCEFLGDVGTKELQEMGITDEVFEEYALHGEFAVEDVQSYLVAGGDMAGYLFRCIRCDKYKIYVDAS
- a CDS encoding cell division protein FtsX, whose protein sequence is MKFFKNHLSTIIPLMALLVGIQFILLVGRVVDEYESVMNKDYNIIIVSQNELNATDVKPLVHTFESLEPLSSKPVLEKLSKDISSKNIAILQNALPKFYSLKLNAFPSTQYMQEIKDKISKINGVSKVETFSKTHDKIYKIMQLIKNISAIFSGLIGLIGLMLIAKQMRIWLYEHKERIEIMTLLGAPSWLKSGALYKNALFDSFIATVLVAVFYIILPDLQPVKEVAADLNINLPAIDLFYEGGVLLGVSLAISFFAVYFVTRKATAI
- a CDS encoding FtsW/RodA/SpoVE family cell cycle protein, which gives rise to MIRLDRRILTHFDFVQPFLILPIIILSYILVSEANSILASKQLVYFGVGLALFLFFFLLPIRKIAWLIPLFYWICIVLLISVDLFGTSKLGAKRWLEFPFIHFTLQPSEIMKPALLLMLGYLIKQRPPEENGYGLKDFFRLSLYILLPFVLILKEPDLGTALILLIVGYAVLFIIGVNKKIWVVIFAGVLFSAPVIYENLHDYQKKRITDFLSEESNYHVRQSIIAIGSGGLKGKPKDEATQTHFKFLPISTSDFIFAYTIERYGFYGGLALLSFYGALIAHLLSLNYGLKDDYFTQTMASGIGILIFIYVSINIMMTIGFAPVVGIPLPFYSYGGSSFVTFMCLFGILQNLLAFRFDPTYRLVKFKI
- a CDS encoding cell division ATP-binding protein FtsE produces the protein MQKIISASGLCLGYEGCEKLITDAKFDIYANDFVFITGQSGSGKSTLLKSFYGEIKPSAGSLNVCLTDMMNLGGQNLDKLRQRIGVVFQNYRLISEWNIEKNVMLPLMIKGLSANVCKNQATKLLKHVNLLHRAHKYPNELSGGEQQRAAMARALAHNPNLLLCDEPTGSLDEYSSDVIWGLLRSAKEFLGTCIVVVTHRVPSSLRVPYRHLAIENGRLYEIL
- a CDS encoding murein hydrolase activator EnvC family protein; the protein is MRKICVLLAAMLCLNASTGEKIKNQTTYLESSKELEKQLNKKLDDLAGDILGGEKSVKQTDDKMKELIVQIAQLENSAKSASGELDELVKQNKDLTQSQKDIQKSIVRIISDEFSFDLIMPKEYEEGVDSIIATEILSKLNSVLKDDFNELAKQYESTQNLIKTQNDKIDGIKSNLKTFKFKQAELVSLQDKQMKTLANLKRDKEIYQKQLSRLQAQQDEIRKTLEELKIVAKRESEEAKKALAAQKAAEAKAQKNKKDKKGEAVANASEGDVKQFGSSYQTSLVKKYSGEKTIAPLESFTVKQKFGNYVDPIYNIKIFNESVVLSANSADAKVKSVFNGKVVFAKETAMLDKVVIIENPNGIHTIYAHLSQIAPTVKVGAKVQKGYVIGRVQRDLTFEVTQKNYHIDPLELISLK
- the trmB gene encoding tRNA (guanosine(46)-N7)-methyltransferase TrmB → MPNFIAKNVNFTPKDCGEISFFWEARGRQGVSLIYTKSSSEEFFITLKKRESDWVVKGEKLTKPAKIGLLQNALVKFKELYCDQILSEAIAVKNTRLTQKDSAIFSVGELLENLNQSEFDSKFIEIGFGSGRHLLFQAENNPNTLVIGIEVYKPSLEQVAKLAKAKNLNNVMLVNCDARLLLSLVESNFIDKIFLHFPVPWDDAPHRRVASAKFALECERTLKVGGKFELRTDSREYADFTLAQILDLSDADVQIYKNRDLKVSSKYEDRWKRHQKDIYDVIFTCEKQSEPRTGQGELKFENGYDVSKISAKFSNQTIKEDDFFLHLEEKYEKNDGEILIRAAFGAFNAPEHCYVLLGEKGAEYFIKKPLVTAENLKAHLALKEYLADAKNN